A DNA window from Ranitomeya imitator isolate aRanImi1 chromosome 2, aRanImi1.pri, whole genome shotgun sequence contains the following coding sequences:
- the LOC138665004 gene encoding uncharacterized protein has protein sequence MFIFGTRDNLHLLAQSKEWFADGMFFTTPALFNQLYTIHVVHSGLVVPLVYTLLTDKSRSTYQRLLQELKNLQPGLQSDNLMLDFELAAIQAFESEFHNLVKTGCLFHLSQSVWRKVQNEGLKMQYQGDHEFARWIRMIPALAFLPPQNVVQSFEELVEDPDFPQEAIPIANYFEDSYIGRMNRRGRQAPLFPIQFWNVYE, from the coding sequence atgttcatatttggaacaagagacaatctccatctactggcacaaagtaaagagtggtttgctgatggcatgtttttcactacaccagccttgtttaatcaactttacacaatccatgtagtccacagcggccttgttgttccgctagtgtacaccttgctgacagacaagagccgttctacataccagaggttgctgcaagagctgaagaacttgcagcctggactgcagtcagacaacctgatgttggattttgaactagctgcaatacaggcatttgaaagtgagttccacaaccttgtgaagactggttgccttttccacttatcacagtcggtttggcgtaaagttcaaaatgaaggactcaagatgcaataccaaggtgaccatgaatttgcccgttggatacgcatgatacctgccctggcctttctaccaccacagaatgttgtgcaatcatttgaagagttggtggaagatcctgactttccacaagaagcaatacctattgctaactattttgaagacagctatatcggtcgaatgaatcgcagaggacgtcaagcacctttgtttccaattcaattctggaatgtgtatgagtga